A stretch of the Streptosporangium sp. NBC_01755 genome encodes the following:
- a CDS encoding ABC transporter ATP-binding protein — protein MITFNGVTKRYADGTVAVDNLSLEVPTGEITVFVGPSGCGKTTSLRMINRMIDATEGRILLDGVDVKTIDPPTLRRGIGYVIQQAGLFPHRKIVDNVATVPLLLGWEKKKARDRAMELLERVGLDLKMADRYPFQLSGGQQQRVGVARALAADPPVLLMDEPFSAVDPIVRTSLQEELLRLQAELNKTIVFVTHDIDEAVKLGDRVAVLRVGGRLAQLDDPATLLARPADDFVREFLGRDRGIRRLSFVSAEGIRLRTDLLVPVSTDAASASARAGGEPWLAVLDAGNRPLGWIAARDLPESGGIPADVELAPYGTFVSGRDSLRGALDATLLSPSGNAIAVDGEGRAVGVATREALDEALAEVAGSVGGSVGNVGGSGGSAGGAGSTGAGAGGTGDAGE, from the coding sequence ATGATCACATTCAACGGTGTCACCAAGCGCTACGCCGACGGCACCGTAGCGGTGGACAACCTGAGCCTTGAGGTGCCCACCGGGGAGATCACCGTCTTCGTCGGACCCTCGGGGTGTGGCAAGACGACATCCCTCCGCATGATCAACAGAATGATCGACGCCACGGAGGGCCGGATCCTCCTGGACGGCGTCGATGTCAAGACCATAGACCCGCCGACGCTACGCCGGGGCATCGGCTACGTCATCCAGCAGGCCGGGCTCTTTCCGCACCGCAAGATCGTCGACAATGTGGCGACGGTTCCCCTGCTGCTCGGCTGGGAAAAGAAGAAGGCCCGCGACCGGGCGATGGAACTGCTGGAGCGGGTCGGACTCGACCTGAAGATGGCCGACCGCTACCCCTTCCAGCTCTCCGGCGGCCAGCAGCAGCGCGTCGGCGTGGCCCGCGCGCTCGCCGCCGACCCGCCCGTGCTGCTGATGGACGAGCCGTTCAGCGCGGTCGACCCGATCGTCCGGACCAGCCTGCAGGAGGAGCTGCTGCGGCTCCAGGCCGAGCTGAACAAGACCATCGTGTTCGTCACCCACGACATCGACGAGGCGGTCAAGCTCGGCGACCGGGTGGCCGTCCTCCGCGTCGGGGGCCGCCTGGCCCAGCTCGACGACCCCGCGACGCTGCTGGCCAGGCCCGCCGACGACTTCGTCCGCGAGTTCCTCGGCCGCGACCGGGGCATCCGGCGGCTGTCGTTCGTCTCGGCCGAGGGGATACGGCTCCGCACCGACCTGCTCGTCCCGGTCTCCACCGACGCCGCGTCGGCCTCGGCGCGTGCCGGGGGAGAGCCGTGGCTGGCCGTGCTGGACGCGGGGAACCGGCCGCTGGGCTGGATCGCGGCCAGGGACCTGCCCGAGTCCGGCGGTATCCCCGCCGACGTGGAGCTCGCGCCGTACGGGACGTTCGTCAGCGGGCGCGACTCGCTGCGCGGCGCGCTGGACGCGACGCTGCTGTCGCCCTCGGGCAACGCCATCGCGGTGGACGGCGAGGGCAGGGCCGTGGGCGTCGCCACCCGCGAGGCCCTGGACGAGGCGCTGGCCGAGGTGGCAGGAAGCGTCGGCGGGTCCGTCGGGAACGTGGGAGGTTCCGGCGGGTCCGCAGGGGGCGCGGGGAGTACCGGTGCGGGCGCGGGAGGCACGGGGGACGCGGGTGAGTGA
- a CDS encoding RNA polymerase sigma factor has translation MTQPLLGQRSRDELVAELYDRHAAGLYAYSHDQLGDADSAFDVLVTVLSSVTDTHPPRAALYALARREISLRDIIYSPPVTSLDPVPTLIERVLSELRTHQREVLYLSGVCEMNAAELSWVLDVAVDTADELTVSACRRFAQSLGSALASARIPAHLAEVFGALAVAPVRDVLILAPWVTPPSGLRAAVLGPRAPVVPIARRSTSPLVRQLWPTSPGWPPPSTENGAPTGASAFPAPDHMADDRFPDPFAPRDPDTVSTHEASTEPMPKLGNSVLTALDTATLRPRRRLQRPKPRRAMPMSAPIPGDVLDDAPVRESLFSPLSPEERATRIHTDRLVAAAPRPEAAPVDASPVDPSPVDPSPVDLAPVETPGALSADAPHPPFAGAPVPGQYGDVLGDVLDDVPAAHPHPTAHPAEHPLPGWPLQTDQLDALSDAERHRPLFPVRAARVETPDSGTGRVQPPMPTWATQAQTADPETGRVQPPMPTWATSAADPVQPPAVNWFADAAPSGTETGTETGTGTGTGTGTGTGSAPQTTDETPDETPDETPDETSTALPNWSPRPDHLSTSAGRAQLRLPSWIMRVDEPGDAPLHTVPPNYTAPPDHTPASHYAQWSEPATAPGSDSGAEPAGTDEAGTAWAPESGLDLSGRTGSRRRAGRRAARSHKVPAKVSHHDWAWEVIGFIIAVAIAMIVFFAVPMITTP, from the coding sequence GTGACCCAACCGCTCCTCGGTCAACGCTCGCGCGACGAACTGGTCGCCGAGCTCTACGACCGCCACGCAGCAGGGCTGTACGCCTACTCCCACGACCAGCTGGGCGACGCGGACTCGGCCTTCGACGTCCTGGTGACCGTTCTGTCCAGCGTCACGGACACCCACCCCCCGCGCGCCGCGCTGTACGCGCTCGCCCGTCGCGAGATCTCCCTGCGCGACATCATCTACTCGCCCCCCGTCACCAGCCTGGATCCCGTCCCCACCCTCATCGAGCGCGTCCTGAGCGAGCTGCGCACCCACCAGCGTGAGGTGCTGTACCTGTCGGGCGTGTGTGAGATGAACGCCGCCGAGCTGTCCTGGGTGCTCGATGTGGCCGTCGACACCGCCGACGAGCTGACGGTGAGCGCCTGCCGCAGGTTCGCCCAGTCGCTGGGCTCCGCCCTGGCCTCGGCCCGGATCCCCGCGCACCTGGCGGAGGTGTTCGGCGCCCTCGCCGTCGCCCCGGTCCGTGACGTGCTCATCCTCGCCCCCTGGGTCACTCCTCCCTCCGGGCTGCGCGCCGCCGTGCTCGGACCGCGGGCACCGGTCGTTCCCATCGCCAGGCGGTCAACATCCCCGCTGGTCAGGCAGCTGTGGCCGACGTCGCCCGGATGGCCGCCGCCGTCCACGGAAAACGGCGCCCCAACCGGCGCCTCGGCGTTTCCCGCGCCGGACCACATGGCGGACGACCGCTTCCCCGACCCCTTCGCGCCGAGGGACCCCGACACGGTCTCCACCCACGAGGCCAGCACCGAGCCGATGCCCAAGCTCGGCAACTCGGTGCTCACCGCCCTGGACACCGCGACCCTGCGGCCTCGCCGCCGGCTCCAGCGCCCCAAACCGCGCCGGGCCATGCCGATGTCGGCCCCCATCCCCGGGGACGTGCTGGACGACGCCCCCGTACGGGAGAGCCTGTTCAGCCCGCTCAGCCCTGAGGAACGGGCGACCCGCATCCACACCGACAGGCTCGTTGCCGCCGCGCCCCGCCCCGAGGCCGCACCCGTCGATGCCTCGCCCGTCGATCCCTCGCCCGTCGATCCCTCGCCCGTCGATCTCGCACCCGTCGAGACGCCCGGGGCTCTGTCCGCCGATGCCCCTCACCCGCCCTTCGCGGGCGCCCCGGTTCCCGGACAGTACGGGGACGTGCTGGGGGATGTACTGGACGATGTGCCCGCCGCGCACCCGCACCCCACCGCGCACCCCGCCGAGCACCCGCTCCCCGGCTGGCCCCTGCAGACCGACCAGCTCGACGCCCTCTCCGACGCCGAGCGCCACCGGCCTCTCTTCCCCGTCAGGGCCGCACGGGTGGAGACCCCTGACAGCGGCACCGGTCGCGTGCAACCGCCGATGCCCACCTGGGCCACACAGGCACAGACCGCCGACCCCGAAACCGGTCGTGTACAACCGCCGATGCCCACCTGGGCCACATCGGCGGCCGACCCCGTTCAGCCTCCCGCGGTCAACTGGTTCGCGGACGCCGCCCCCTCCGGCACCGAAACCGGCACCGAAACCGGCACCGGGACCGGGACCGGGACCGGGACCGGCACTGGAAGCGCCCCCCAGACCACCGACGAGACCCCGGACGAGACTCCGGATGAGACTCCGGATGAGACCTCGACGGCCCTCCCCAACTGGTCTCCGCGGCCGGACCATCTCAGCACCTCGGCGGGCCGTGCCCAGCTGCGCCTGCCCAGCTGGATCATGCGGGTCGACGAACCGGGTGACGCCCCGCTCCACACCGTGCCCCCGAACTACACCGCTCCTCCGGACCACACCCCGGCGTCGCACTACGCGCAGTGGAGCGAGCCGGCGACCGCGCCGGGAAGCGATTCGGGTGCGGAGCCGGCGGGGACCGACGAGGCCGGGACGGCGTGGGCGCCGGAGAGCGGACTCGACCTTTCCGGACGGACCGGATCCCGCAGGCGCGCGGGCCGCCGGGCGGCACGCAGTCACAAGGTGCCGGCGAAGGTCTCCCACCACGACTGGGCCTGGGAAGTGATCGGCTTCATCATCGCGGTGGCGATCGCCATGATCGTCTTCTTCGCGGTACCGATGATCACGACCCCCTAG
- a CDS encoding helix-turn-helix transcriptional regulator, which yields MLQPLGLDPVEERVYRFLVTTAEADVTDLIGNLGIDAETAETVLVSMRVRGLVRTVSPGRRRFTAVAPDIVLGSQLLRHQQALDRARREVERLSEEYRDNARRRDAGLLVEVLPNHVALREQFDHPFEGYWARATPPRITESGDFTEGDGFIEGDDFIEGDDFTESGGFIEGGGFTGGGFTEGGGFTEGGGFTEGGHLIKGDDFPEGTTPCPLGPDDLYLLSLLVAGVPDKSIATRLGISQRTMRRRVANIMELAGAQTRMQLAWRAATDRWL from the coding sequence ATGTTGCAACCCCTCGGGCTCGATCCTGTGGAGGAGCGCGTCTACCGGTTCCTGGTGACCACCGCGGAGGCGGACGTCACCGACCTCATCGGGAACCTGGGCATCGATGCCGAGACGGCGGAGACGGTGCTGGTCTCCATGCGGGTCAGGGGACTGGTCAGGACTGTCTCTCCCGGCAGGCGGCGGTTCACCGCCGTGGCACCGGACATCGTGCTGGGCTCGCAGCTTCTCCGCCACCAGCAGGCGCTTGACCGGGCGCGGCGCGAGGTGGAGCGACTGTCCGAGGAGTACAGGGACAACGCCCGCCGCCGCGACGCGGGCCTGCTGGTCGAGGTCCTGCCCAACCACGTCGCGCTCCGGGAGCAGTTCGACCACCCGTTCGAGGGCTACTGGGCGCGGGCGACGCCGCCTCGGATCACTGAGAGTGGCGACTTCACTGAGGGCGACGGCTTCATCGAGGGCGACGACTTCATCGAGGGCGACGACTTCACTGAGAGTGGCGGCTTCATCGAGGGGGGCGGCTTCACTGGCGGAGGCTTCACTGAGGGCGGAGGCTTCACTGAGGGCGGAGGCTTCACTGAGGGCGGCCACCTCATCAAGGGCGACGACTTCCCTGAGGGGACGACGCCCTGCCCGCTCGGCCCCGACGACCTCTACCTGCTCTCGCTGCTGGTCGCGGGCGTGCCGGACAAGTCGATCGCCACCCGGCTGGGAATCAGCCAGCGGACCATGCGGCGACGCGTCGCGAACATCATGGAACTCGCCGGAGCCCAGACCCGCATGCAACTGGCCTGGCGCGCCGCCACCGACCGCTGGCTTTGA